One window of the Triticum dicoccoides isolate Atlit2015 ecotype Zavitan chromosome 3B, WEW_v2.0, whole genome shotgun sequence genome contains the following:
- the LOC119277214 gene encoding protein DMR6-LIKE OXYGENASE 1-like, which yields MPTPSHRHCPNHPKGGHGDCAGACRGDGIPVIDLGVLLNGNAEQRSQATHELGQACEDWGFFMVINHGVPEALQEEVMDACKELYSLPREEKAEYIAAGPKDPIRIGTGLFYSDIDDAICRRDYMKMIAHPEFHCPAKPAKLRDIAVEYSAQTRQLLLELVKAVSESLGLDRGHISEVLNLESCFQILVGNNYPPYAGLDGVMGISAHSDHGLLTLLFQNGVDGLQVKHNGQWVTAKPLPGSLFILTGDQLEIVSNGRYKAVLHRALVHGGQTRMSFVSLVGPCLDAVVEPVLELAQNDPQGMKFRGIRYRDYMEHQQSSKMNTKAALDIVRVQGDILTCESTPNNSTEADSSGYSPTS from the exons ATGCCGACgccgtctcatcgccattgccctaACCATCCAAAGGGGGGTCACGGTGACTGTGCTGGAGCATGCCGTGGGGACGGCATCCCCGTCATCGACCTCGGCGTCCTCCTCAACGGCAACGCCGAGCAACGATCTCAGGCGACACACGAGCTCGGCCAGGCCTGCGAAGACTGGGGCTTCTTCATG GTGATTAACCATGGGGTGCCTGAGGCGCTCCAAGAAGAAGTGATGGATGCGTGTAAGGAACTATACAGCTTACCGAGGGAGGAGAAGgcagaatacattgctgctggcccaAAGGATCCTATACGTATTGGAACAGGTCTATTCTACTCTGACATTGATGATGCCATATGTCGGAGGGACTATATGAAGATGATTGCTCACCCAGAGTTTCACTGCCCTGCAAAGCCTGCAAAGCTGAG AGATATTGCTGTGGAGTACTCTGCTCAAACGAGGCAGCTGTTGCTTGAGCTTGTGAAGGCGGTCTCCGAGAGTCTGGGACTTGACCGTGGCCACATTTCTGAAGTCCTAAACCTTGAGTCCTGCTTCCAGATCCTTGTCGGGAACAATTACCCGCCATATGCTGGCTTGGATGGGGTTATGGGAATTTCAGCCCACTCTGACCATGGCCTTCTCACTCTGCTCTTCCAAAATGGTGTGGATGGTCTCCAAGTCAAGCACAACGGCCAGTGGGTCACCGCAAAGCCCCTTCCAGGCTCACTGTTCATTCTCACTGGCGATCAGTTGGAG ATTGTGAGCAATGGAAGGTACAAGGCCGTGCTCCATCGCGCACTGGTCCACGGTGGGCAGACGAGGATGTCGTTCGTGAGCCTGGTCGGGCCGTGCCTAGATGCTGTCGTAGAGCCAGTCCTGGAGTTGGCACAGAATGACCCCCAGGGCATGAAGTTCCGGGGAATCAGGTACAGGGACTACATGGAGCACCAGCAGAGCAGCAAGATGAACACAAAAGCAGCACTGGACATTGTTCGTGTGCagggtgacatattgacatgtgagAGCACACCTAACAATTCAACAGAGGCTGATTCTTCAGGTTACAGTCCTACAAGTTGA
- the LOC119281601 gene encoding uncharacterized protein LOC119281601, whose product MASHGVATLLIASLLVVAVTLADARVAVQVRRDLNEGHVVPASDAKAVAALTCSKVQGLKAGETCFSVALLGGLTLESFLVFNPNIDCGKTFVGQWVCLRATTA is encoded by the exons ATGGCCAGCCACGGAGTCGCCACTCTCCTGATCGCGTCCCTTCTCGTGGTGGCCGTCACCCTCGCCGACGCCAGGGTCGCCGTGCAGGTGCGCCGCGACCTGAACGAAG GTCACGTGGTGCCGGCGAGCGACGCgaaggcggtggcggcgctgacgtgCAGCAAGGTGCAGGGGCTGAAGGCGGGCGAGACGTGCTTCTCCGTCGCGCTGCTCGGAGGCCTGACCCTGGAGTCGTTCCTCGTCTTCAACCCCAACATCGACTGCGGCAAGACCTTCGTCGGCCAGTGGGTCTGCCTCCGCGCCACCACTGCTTGA